Part of the Tindallia californiensis genome is shown below.
ACGCTAACCTGGAGATTGCGAATAAGCTTCAGTGTACACCTACAAAACTAATAGCGGTAACCGTATTAACGAGTATTGATCAAGAAATATTTGAAAAAGAATTAGGTTTTGAATCAAGGATAAGTGACAAGGTGTCGGCTTGGGCAAAGATGGCTAAAGATGCAGGGTTGAATGGAGTGGTAGCTTCGGCTCAGGAAGCGGAAGGAATAAAAGAAAAATGTGGCGATGATTTTCTTATTGTAACGCCGGGAATTCGTCCTTCTTTTAGTGCGTCAAACGATCAGAAGAGAATTATGAGACCTTTTGATGCTTTGGCGAAAGGAGCAACCCATCTAGTTATTGGAAGACCGATCACACAGTCTGAAAGTCCAGGGGAAAGCGCCGAACTTGTCTTAAAAGAAATGGAGGGTTAATATGAAAATGGAAGAAATTATTACTATTTTTCAAGAATCGAACGCATTGTTGGAAGGTCATTTTTTACTGACTTCAGGAAAACACAGCAATCGATATATTCAGTGCGCTCAAGTGCTTAAAGAGCCAAAGGCTACTGAGAAGCTGGTGGCTCATCTGGCAAAGCAGCTGGAAGGTAAATATGATTTAGTTGTTGGTCCAGCCATGGGAGGTGTCATTATTGCTTATGAAATGGGAAGACAATTAGGGATTCCGGCACTTTTTACAGAAAGAGAAAAAGGAGAAATGACCTTAAGGAGAAACTTTGAAATAGCGCCAGAATCTCGTGTGCTGGTGGTAGAAGATGTGATTACTACAGGAGGTTCTGTACA
Proteins encoded:
- the pyrF gene encoding orotidine-5'-phosphate decarboxylase, coding for MEKMKNADRLIVALDVNTVSEVGELTEKIGENVIWYKVGMELFYAEGPKVIELLKQKNKKIFLDLKFHDIPNTVAGAVKSVAKLGVDMCNVHASGGLEMMKRAADANLEIANKLQCTPTKLIAVTVLTSIDQEIFEKELGFESRISDKVSAWAKMAKDAGLNGVVASAQEAEGIKEKCGDDFLIVTPGIRPSFSASNDQKRIMRPFDALAKGATHLVIGRPITQSESPGESAELVLKEMEG
- the pyrE gene encoding orotate phosphoribosyltransferase, giving the protein MKMEEIITIFQESNALLEGHFLLTSGKHSNRYIQCAQVLKEPKATEKLVAHLAKQLEGKYDLVVGPAMGGVIIAYEMGRQLGIPALFTEREKGEMTLRRNFEIAPESRVLVVEDVITTGGSVQEVVDLVKKAGGIIADVAVLVDRSGGNHVLETPPVSLITLEVETYPSDDCPLCKESQPVKPGSR